In a genomic window of Phyllostomus discolor isolate MPI-MPIP mPhyDis1 chromosome 5, mPhyDis1.pri.v3, whole genome shotgun sequence:
- the C8B gene encoding complement component C8 beta chain translates to MSHRRGEMKASRTWACGAPAGLFLLWAALGCLCVPGCRGERPPSLESNAVNGSLAKSRQTRSVDVTLKPIDCELSSWSSWTRCDPCQKKRYRHATLLRPSQFHGDPCRFSDKEAEDCVTSAPCRSQVRCEGIVCAQTGRCINRRLLCNGDNDCGDQSDEANCKRIYKKCLQEVDQYWAIDNLASGVNLFTNSLEGPVLDHRYYGGACSPHYILNTRFRKPYNVESYTPQTQGKYDFTLTEYESYSDYERNTSSLETSKSSFRVGFGITGIFEFYANSASDIKKHFIQRTKQFAYTGSNFLHARSDLEVARYKLKSRSLMLHHEFLQRVKQLPLEYGYGEYRDLFRDFGTHYITEAVLGGIYEYTLVLNKKAMGKAGYSLADVHACAQAGFKIGAAMKVVYLSLGVSLATCTGILREINDRNKKNGMVEDLVVRVRGGASEYITALAYRDLPTADLMQEWGDAVQYNPDIIKIKAEPLYELVTSTDFAYSSTVKQNMKRALEEFQREVSSCICAPCHGNGVPVLKESRCECICPNGFQGQGCEITLRKNVTIDGQWNCWSNWSPCSGGQKTRQRQCNNPPPQNGGGPCQGPASETLTC, encoded by the exons ATGTCCCATCGCAGAGGGGAAATGAAGGCGTCCAGGACATGGGCTTGCGGGGCGCCGGCCGGGCTCTTCCTCCTCTGGGCCGCCCTGGGATGTCTCTGTGTGCCTGGCTGCAG AGGTGAAAGGCCACCCTCTCTTGAGTCAAATGCAGTCAATGGGAGCCTTGCCAAGAGTAGGCAGACACGGAGTGTGGATGTCACCCTGAAGCCTATTGATTGTGAACTGTCCAGCTGGTCCTCCTGGACCAGGTGTGATCCCTGTCAGAAGAAAAGG TACCGACATGCCACCTTGCTGCGACCCTCTCAGTTCCATGGGGACCCATGCAGATTCTCTGACAAGGAAGCCGAAGACTGTGTTACCAGTGCACCATGCCGAAGTCAAGTGCGATGTGAAGGCATTGTGTGTGCACAGACAG GGAGGTGTATAAACCGCAGACTTCTTTGCAATGGGGACAACGACTGTGGGGACCAGTCAGATGAGGCAAACTGTAAAAGGATTTATAAAAAGTGTTTGCAAGAAGTGGACCAGTACTGGGCAATTGACAATCTGGCTAGTGG GGTTAATTTGTTCACAAACAGTTTGGAGGGCCCAGTTCTTGATCACAGGTATTACGGCGGTGCGTGCTCCCCTCATTACATTCTGAACACGAGGTTTAGGAAGCCGTACAATGTGGAGAGCTACACCCCACAG acCCAAGGCAAATATGACTTTACACTGACAGAATATGAATCATACTCAGATTATGAACGTAATACTTCAAGTTTGGAAACCAGCAAATCTAGTTTCAGGGTTGGTTTTGGAATAACTGGAATATTTGAATTTTACGCTAACTCAGCAAGTgatattaagaaacattttattcaaaGAACCAAACAATTTGCTTATACT GGAAGCAACTTTCTGCACGCACGCTCTGACCTTGAAGTGGCACGTTACAAGCTAAAATCCCGAAGCCTCATGCTGCATCACGAATTCCTTCAGCGAGTCAAGCAACTGCCCCTGGAGTATGGCTATGGGGAGTACAGAGATCTTTTCCGTGACTTTGGGACCCACTACATCACAGAGGCCGTGCTTGGGGGCATTTATGAATACACACTTGTTCTGAACAAAAAGGCCATGGGGAAAGCAG GTTATTCTCTTGCAGATGTTCATGCCTGCGCCCAAGCAGGTTTTAAAATCGGTGCTGCCATGAAGGTGGTCTACCTCAGTCTTGGTGTGTCACTGGCCACATGCACGGGTATTCTGAGGGAAATAAACG acagaaacaagaaaaatggcaTGGTAGAGGATTTGGTGGTCCGAGTGCGAGGAGGAGCAAGTGAGTACATCACCGCCCTGGCGTACAGGGACCTGCCGACTGCAGACCTGATGCAGGAGTGGGGAGACGCAGTGCAGTACAACCCAGACATCATCAAAATCAAG GCAGAGCCTCTGTATGAACTGGTGACCTCCACAGACTTTGCCTACTCCAGCACAGTGAAGCAGAACATGAAGCGGGCCTTGGAGGAGTTCCAGAGAGAAGTCAGCTCCTGCATCTGTGCTCCCTGCCACGGGAATGGAGTCCCTGTCCTAAAAG AATCACGCTGTGAATGCATCTGTCCTAATGGATTTCAAGGCCAAGGCTGTGAGATCACCTTACGGAAAA ATGTCACCATTGATGGgcaatggaattgctggtcaAATTGGTCTCCATGCTCTGGAGGACAGAAAACAAGACAGAGGCAGTGCAACAATCCACCTCCTCAAAATGGGGGCGGCCCCTGCCAGGGCCCTGCTTCAGAAACACTCACCTGTTAA